Proteins from a genomic interval of Caldicellulosiruptor diazotrophicus:
- a CDS encoding adenylate kinase: protein MRLILLGAPGAGKGTQAEFLSKRFSIPHISTGDILRENVKNETDLGKKAKEYMDKGLLVPDEIVIEIVKDRLSKEDCKNGFLLDGFPRTIAQAEALDKVLEEIGQKIDKVLSIEVPDEKILERMSGRRICKNCGASFHVIYRPPQKEGVCDVCGGELYQREDDKEETVKKRLEVYHAQTQPVIDYYKAKGLLVVAYGQEEIADTTKEVLKALGIE from the coding sequence ATGAGACTCATACTTTTAGGTGCACCTGGTGCTGGAAAGGGTACTCAGGCAGAATTTTTGAGCAAGAGATTCTCGATACCTCATATCTCAACGGGTGACATTTTAAGAGAAAATGTAAAGAACGAAACTGATCTTGGCAAAAAAGCAAAAGAGTATATGGACAAAGGTCTTTTGGTACCGGATGAGATAGTGATTGAGATTGTCAAGGATAGACTTTCAAAAGAAGATTGCAAAAACGGATTTTTACTAGATGGTTTTCCACGTACTATTGCTCAAGCAGAGGCACTTGATAAGGTACTTGAAGAAATTGGTCAAAAAATTGATAAAGTTTTGAGCATTGAAGTTCCGGACGAAAAGATTTTAGAGAGAATGTCTGGACGAAGGATTTGCAAAAACTGTGGTGCAAGCTTCCATGTCATCTACAGGCCACCACAAAAAGAAGGTGTATGTGATGTATGTGGTGGAGAGCTTTATCAAAGAGAAGATGATAAAGAAGAAACTGTCAAAAAGAGACTGGAAGTTTACCATGCACAAACACAGCCAGTGATTGATTATTACAAAGCAAAAGGTTTGCTTGTTGTGGCTTATGGTCAGGAAGAAATAGCTGATACAACAAA